The DNA window taaataaaaacaaaacgaTTTTCAGTTAGAATAACAAACATGcactataatataatatatggcaTAATATTTGTAAATTTTGGTATAAATTAAGCTCGAGTAGCTAGTTTGGGTAAGAGAATTAACTTGCCTCGGGAGCATTTTTGAGAGCTGCAATATGTAGCACTGTGTTTCCTTCTCCATTTTTTCCATTCAAAATCTGTTTTTTCAATTCTTGACTACTCTCCCAATTATTCAAAATCCATTTCACAAGCCACTGAAAAACATCATATTTTCCTCTTTTCACAGCAATATGCAAAACATTATCCTGATAAATTGTGACATCTTCAATGGCCTGTGGGCATGCCAATAAAACATAATTTATAATGTCAATGCTTCTGCTTTGATCATCCCTTTCGACTGCGCAATGCAAAAGAGTTCTTCCCTCTTTTCCTTTGACACGAACAAGTTGAGTGTCGGCTTCTATAAGGCGATGCAATATCCTAGTTCTCCAATTCTTCAATGCAAGATGCATAGGAGTGAATCCATCTGGGTTTTGCTTTCTTGCAAATGAAGGCTTCAACCTCATCATCTCCATAGTGAATGAGGCATTATCATAAGAAGCTGATATGTGCATTGGTGTGTCTACAAATGATATGGCATCAATTCGATCCAATAAATATGGATCCTTTCGAATTAATATGTATATCTTGTCGTTATCCCCTTCACGAGCAGCATCTTCCAACTCCTCTAAAATACTTTTCtcattgaaataattaattttaatatttgtaaCAATATAAATTACACGTTAGTCATGATTAATAATAATACTGATTATGAGCATATGATTGAAAATGAAGTATTCTAAAAAGGGTTAGTtacagaaaatacaaaaaatgtaaccaaACTTCTAGTAATATCCGAGGGTCGGCCCTGAGAATATATGGGATTCGAATtggataataatatttttttttttttattttgagccCCCGAAATGAGTGGACCCTAGGCATGGCCTAGCTCGCATATGCCTAGGGCCGACCCTTTATACCCCTGTATCATATGaggttattattaaattttatttatttgacaaaaaactattattttgaaaaatacaaaatttaatttatcctTTAGGGCGCGTTTGgaaagccacctgggaattggaattgaatgtaattggaggtaattacaccGTTTAACGTGTTTGTGTGGCCACGTAATTACatagtaactgtgtaattagagGTAATTGGGAGGCCTCAATTACTCTCTCCAATTCTCATACCCCCCATGAGAATTGggtgtaattacactgtgtaattacataccaaaaataaattcaaattattttaattaattaatatgatattttaattaattgatatgatattttaattatttttaatgtatgGACTTTCCCTTTTTCTATCAATCATCAAAAAACATAGTTGGATTGTATTAACATGTTGTGTACTTCACAACTTTATTCGCAAGTGGAATTGGGATGATGAATTTTTCGAAGAGGACATGGAAAATGAAATAGCTAGGCAATTGTGAAAGTTTGAACAATATTGATTTtgattcagattcagatgaagAACTTGGTGACGGGCCAACAGATGATGACAAgcaatatatgtttaattttagagatATAATAGCTCAAAATATATGGAACACAAGACTAATTAGAtagtcttaaaaaaattattttaaatatttgctACTAAATTGTTAtagtttttactttattttatatagaggttattatttatttatatattattaattgatgaaatttatttttaaatattataatattaatttaatgtgtaattactaactatcaTGCCAAACATGATATTAAGAATTCACATGTAATTACCACTTGACATCCAGACACaccttgtattttaaaatacaatgtaATTACTATACAGTGTAATTACTaccctagtaattacactacatagtaattacacagttgtTTCCAAACAGACTCTTAACAAATTGAATAAGCAACTtctacaaaacaaaacaaacaacacAATATCCAAAATGGTACATATTTTCacggctaattaggatttttgccccttgaactttgacatgtaccaaattatgcctcctgaacttttaaggacGTTAAAAatgtcccctgaactattgagattgttggatttaaggacttttgtctaatttcattcaattttactatttcagtgattgtttatgtactaaaccatgctccccaaactttgatatctaccaaattatgtccctcgaactttgatatatactaaattatacctcatgaattttcatccatattagacttttttactaaaattagaaaaaaaatccttaaatctaacaatctcaatagttcaaggggcatttttaacaactttaaaagttcagggggcatgatttggtacatgtcaaagttaagggggcaaaaatcctaattagtctATTTTCACTTTCAAATATGGTAGGCAGGGGCGGACGTACATGTATATGTACTGTGGCCTTGGCCACCCCCAAACTTTCATAATTGTAAATTATTACCcttttatttatgtatagatttttttttattattatgtaaaaCAATATCCacctttattatatatatctataaataattttgggaTCCACTTTTAGAAAAgtcaaattatatatttaaaagagaagttatctttttttttctttttttgtttcttttggaatga is part of the Cannabis sativa cultivar Pink pepper isolate KNU-18-1 chromosome 5, ASM2916894v1, whole genome shotgun sequence genome and encodes:
- the LOC115715648 gene encoding ankyrin repeat-containing protein BDA1; its protein translation is MENHAGDLSSEIHQSILEELEDAAREGDNDKIYILIRKDPYLLDRIDAISFVDTPMHISASYDNASFTMEMMRLKPSFARKQNPDGFTPMHLALKNWRTRILHRLIEADTQLVRVKGKEGRTLLHCAVERDDQSRSIDIINYVLLACPQAIEDVTIYQDNVLHIAVKRGKYDVFQWLVKWILNNWESSQELKKQILNGKNGEGNTVLHIAALKNAPEIVEALIKCGIDANTKNLKGETALDISKRQDYSLLNGNSEVRSMLSMVTNAYSSSESTENQMMLMMIMMKI